In a single window of the Molothrus ater isolate BHLD 08-10-18 breed brown headed cowbird unplaced genomic scaffold, BPBGC_Mater_1.1 matUn_MA179, whole genome shotgun sequence genome:
- the NAA38 gene encoding N-alpha-acetyltransferase 38, NatC auxiliary subunit — MADPPEEAGAGPAAGPGVAGPPRGRQRLEALLNRSLRIRMSDGRTLVGAFLCTDRQSNVILGSAQEFLKAADAFPGSEPRVLGLAMVPGHHIVSIEVEPPYP, encoded by the exons ATGGCGGATCCGCCGGAGGAGGCGGGGGCCGGCCCGGCC gccgggccgggggtCGCGGGGCCCCCCCGGGGGCGGCAGCGTCTGGAGGCGCTGCTGAACCGCAGCCTCCGCATCCGCATGTCCGACGGGCGGACCCTGGTGGGGGCGTTCCTGTGCACGGACCGCCAGAGCAACGTGATCCTGGGCTCGGCGCAGGAGTTCCTGAAAGCCGCAG ACGCGTTCCCGGGCAGTGAACCCCGAGTTCTGGGGCTGGCCATGGTCCCCGGGCACCACATTGTGTCCATCGAGGTGGAGCCCCCCTACCCCTGA